The Chryseobacterium indologenes genomic sequence GGGTATCCAAAGGGAGTACTTTCTGCGCTGAAAACGGGCAGAAAATAAAAAAACATAGTAAATATAATAATCTCAAATTGTCTGTTGTTAGATAAAAATATTCTGTGAGAACTCTCAGCAATTTACATACTTTTATTTGAAAAATAGCGCTCCCATGGAACGCTATTTTTATCTGTAAATTATGATGATCATTATTTTATCTGAACTTCATAGATCTTTGGCCAGTTCTTCCCTGTTACCAGCATATTTTCACCTTTAAAAGCAATTCCGTTCAGGACATCATCGCTTCCTTTGGTATTTTGTTTTGCTATTTCTGTAAAATCAAAAGTTCCTACCACTTCCCCGTTTTCCGGATTGATCTTCAGGATGATCGGTTTTTGCCATACATTGGCATAGATGAATCCGTTGTGATATTCCAGTTCGTTCAGCTGATCGTAGGCCTGTGAGCTTCCTGCAACGGCTATATATTTGATCAGTTTTGAAGGGTTATTTACATCCAGGAAATATAATAACTTACTTCCGTCGGAGGCAATCAGGTTTTTCCCATCATAAGTCAAGCCCCAGCCTTCACCCAGCACATTTGGATATGCAAATTCTGAAAGCAGTTTTAGGGAGCTTTTATCATAAATATATCCTTTTTTACTTTGCCATGTCAGCTGATATACTTTATCACCAACGATGGTACTTCCCTCGGAAAAATCTTCCGGTGCCTGCTTGGTGGAAGCTAACGGAGTTGTAGTACCCAATGTGTATTTTAGGACCTGGGAAGATCCGTTCTGGCCATCACTTTCATAAATAGTATTTCCTTCTATCTGAAAACCCTGTACGAAATTTTTAGGGTCATGCGGATATTCAGCTACAATCTGGTAAGCCAGATTTTTTTCAGGATTTTTTGCAAATACATTGATGGTAGCATCCTGATTAAGCACTTCACCTCCCTTCGTCTTGATATTGAATGTTACTGCGTTATCTCCCAATGTAAAGAATTTGGGATCAATCGTTAAATCCGTTGTTTCTTTATCTCCAAAGCTAATGGTTACGCTTTCTGCATTTTCCGTTACCTCTTTTGGAAGCTGTAGTTTATCTCCAAAATGATATCCTTTTGCTTCCATTGAATTATTATAAGTATTCAATGTATTAAGAATTTCTTTATCCTTATTACAAGATGCCAGTAATAAAATCGCTGCGAAACCTGCTATTATACTTTTTTTCATTGACTTTCTAAATATTTCCCCAAAAATAGCAAATTTTATTCCGTATTGCCAACATTATCCACAGGTTGGCCAAATTGCAGGATATATCCGTTGTTATCATAGATGGCAAATTCTCTCATTTTCCATTCAAAAGTTTCAATTTCGTAGCAGATTCTA encodes the following:
- a CDS encoding glutaminyl-peptide cyclotransferase, which translates into the protein MKKSIIAGFAAILLLASCNKDKEILNTLNTYNNSMEAKGYHFGDKLQLPKEVTENAESVTISFGDKETTDLTIDPKFFTLGDNAVTFNIKTKGGEVLNQDATINVFAKNPEKNLAYQIVAEYPHDPKNFVQGFQIEGNTIYESDGQNGSSQVLKYTLGTTTPLASTKQAPEDFSEGSTIVGDKVYQLTWQSKKGYIYDKSSLKLLSEFAYPNVLGEGWGLTYDGKNLIASDGSKLLYFLDVNNPSKLIKYIAVAGSSQAYDQLNELEYHNGFIYANVWQKPIILKINPENGEVVGTFDFTEIAKQNTKGSDDVLNGIAFKGENMLVTGKNWPKIYEVQIK